From bacterium, the proteins below share one genomic window:
- a CDS encoding AsnC family transcriptional regulator has translation MPEPLPASFDRKDRALIRLLQEDLPLVERPYHELAAKVGLTPEEVIQRVRRWSESGVIRRFGASVRHVNMGYKANCMVVWRVETEAAQAAGKVFAAFPEVTHCYRRPEFPGWPYSLYTMIHGADQEAIEALVARMSAATGLIDYRLVHSVKEWKKTSMKYFADIEKEARE, from the coding sequence ATGCCTGAACCGCTGCCCGCCTCCTTCGACCGGAAAGACCGGGCCCTGATCCGCCTTCTGCAAGAGGACCTGCCGCTGGTTGAGCGGCCGTATCACGAGCTGGCGGCCAAGGTGGGGCTGACCCCGGAAGAAGTCATCCAGCGGGTGCGCCGCTGGAGCGAGTCGGGCGTTATCCGACGGTTCGGCGCCTCGGTCCGTCATGTGAACATGGGCTACAAGGCCAACTGCATGGTGGTCTGGCGCGTGGAGACAGAGGCGGCCCAGGCCGCCGGGAAGGTTTTCGCCGCGTTCCCCGAGGTGACCCACTGCTACCGACGGCCGGAGTTCCCCGGCTGGCCCTACAGCCTTTACACCATGATCCACGGCGCGGACCAGGAAGCCATCGAGGCCCTGGTGGCCCGGATGTCCGCGGCCACGGGCCTCATCGATTACCGTCTGGTGCACAGTGTGAAAGAATGGAAAAAGACCTCGATGAAGTATTTCGCTGATATAGAGAAGGAGGCCCGGGAGTGA
- a CDS encoding Lrp/AsnC family transcriptional regulator, whose amino-acid sequence MSGDLSQRDNLVLGAVQSGFPAVERPFAEIGRSLGLSEQEVLDTLRSLVERRVIRRFGAVFDSHRLGYVSTLVAVRIPEPERLPEVAAAVGRYLEVTHNYERTDRFNLWFTLIAESPARMETILAQVAALPGVAEVRSLPQLDLYKVRAEFRPLEGGGSSAAGEED is encoded by the coding sequence GTGAGCGGCGACCTCAGCCAGCGGGATAATTTAGTGTTGGGCGCGGTGCAGAGCGGTTTTCCGGCCGTGGAGCGGCCCTTCGCGGAAATAGGCCGCAGCCTGGGCCTGAGCGAGCAGGAGGTGCTCGACACGCTGAGGAGCCTGGTCGAGCGGCGGGTGATCCGTCGATTCGGGGCCGTGTTCGACTCGCACCGCCTGGGCTATGTCAGCACCCTGGTGGCGGTGCGTATCCCGGAGCCGGAGCGCCTTCCCGAGGTCGCCGCGGCGGTGGGACGTTATCTGGAAGTGACCCACAACTACGAGCGCACCGACAGGTTCAACCTCTGGTTCACCCTGATCGCCGAAAGCCCGGCCCGCATGGAAACGATCCTGGCGCAGGTGGCAGCCCTGCCCGGTGTGGCCGAGGTGCGCTCCCTGCCCCAGCTCGATCTGTACAAGGTCCGCGCCGAGTTCCGTCCCCTGGAGGGCGGCGGCTCCTCCGCGGCCGGGGAGGAGGACTGA
- the hemB gene encoding porphobilinogen synthase, with translation MTFPLNRGRRLRKSAALRSMVRETALSPADFIYPLFAVHGAGVRHEIPSMPGNYHLSVDCLVREAAEAFAEGVPAVLLFGLPDSKDPTGSSSLREDGIVQQAVRALKKELPELVVVTDVCLCEYTDHGHCGKIVDGRVDNDATLEILAQQALSHARAGADIVAPSDMMDGRVLAIRKALDAEGFVETAIMSYAAKYASAFYGPFREAADSAPAFGDRRTYQMDPANSREALREVAQDIQEGADILMVKPALPYLDIVCRVRERFDVPVAAYNVSGEFSMLRAAERLGWLDGSRAMLEVLTSIKRAGADLIITYFAREAARLLSQGKQP, from the coding sequence ATGACTTTTCCGCTCAACCGGGGCCGCCGTCTCAGGAAAAGCGCGGCGCTACGCTCCATGGTGCGCGAGACCGCGCTCAGCCCCGCCGATTTCATCTACCCGCTCTTTGCCGTGCACGGCGCCGGAGTGCGCCACGAGATACCCTCCATGCCTGGCAACTACCATCTTTCAGTCGATTGTCTGGTCCGGGAGGCGGCCGAGGCTTTCGCCGAGGGCGTGCCCGCTGTGCTGCTGTTCGGCCTGCCGGACAGCAAGGACCCGACCGGCAGCAGCAGCCTGCGCGAGGATGGGATAGTCCAGCAGGCGGTGCGCGCGCTCAAGAAAGAGCTGCCCGAGCTGGTGGTGGTCACGGATGTCTGCCTCTGCGAGTACACCGACCACGGCCATTGCGGCAAGATCGTTGACGGCCGGGTGGACAACGACGCCACGCTCGAAATCCTGGCGCAGCAGGCGCTCAGCCACGCCCGCGCCGGGGCGGACATTGTCGCTCCCTCCGACATGATGGACGGCCGGGTGCTGGCGATCCGCAAGGCGCTGGATGCCGAGGGGTTTGTCGAGACCGCGATCATGAGCTATGCCGCCAAGTACGCCAGCGCTTTCTACGGCCCGTTCCGCGAGGCCGCCGACAGCGCCCCGGCTTTCGGCGACCGCCGCACCTATCAGATGGACCCGGCCAACAGCCGCGAGGCGCTGCGCGAGGTGGCCCAGGACATCCAGGAGGGGGCCGACATCCTGATGGTCAAGCCGGCGCTGCCGTACCTGGACATAGTCTGCCGGGTGCGTGAGCGCTTCGATGTACCGGTGGCGGCCTACAACGTGAGCGGTGAGTTCTCGATGCTGCGCGCCGCCGAGCGCCTGGGCTGGCTGGACGGCTCCCGGGCGATGCTGGAGGTGCTCACCTCGATCAAGCGCGCCGGGGCCGACCTCATCATCACCTATTTCGCCCGCGAGGCCGCGCGCCTGCTGAGCCAGGGGAAACAGCCGTGA
- a CDS encoding sigma-70 family RNA polymerase sigma factor, which translates to MTTNGDESVKRGPTRAALSDEELVREFIDGDERAFRELMDRYSRRMVNYIYRIIGDRDRAEDLLQDTFIRVYRNIHRFDQSRKFSTWLYTIATNLAKNELRNAGRSPLMYFQNFFFRKDEPQMFEAADKAGRPDDELYQKQLGDIVSRAVEKMPNRHRLVFSLRETQGKSYEEIAEILGCNIGTVKSRLNRARAKFAQIVEPFLK; encoded by the coding sequence TTGACGACCAACGGCGACGAGTCAGTCAAGAGGGGACCAACGCGCGCCGCGCTGAGCGACGAGGAGCTGGTCCGGGAGTTCATCGACGGCGACGAGCGGGCGTTCCGTGAGTTGATGGACCGCTACAGCCGCCGGATGGTCAACTACATCTACCGGATCATCGGCGACCGCGACCGGGCCGAGGACCTTCTCCAGGACACTTTCATCCGGGTCTACCGCAATATCCACCGCTTCGACCAGAGCCGCAAGTTCTCGACCTGGCTGTACACCATCGCCACCAACCTGGCCAAGAACGAGTTGCGCAACGCCGGCCGCAGCCCGCTGATGTATTTCCAGAACTTCTTCTTCCGCAAGGACGAGCCGCAGATGTTCGAGGCCGCCGACAAGGCCGGCCGCCCGGATGACGAGCTGTACCAGAAACAATTGGGCGACATTGTCTCCAGGGCGGTGGAAAAGATGCCCAACCGTCACCGCCTCGTTTTCAGCCTGCGCGAGACCCAGGGCAAAAGCTACGAGGAGATCGCCGAAATTCTTGGCTGCAACATCGGCACGGTCAAAAGCCGCCTGAACCGCGCGCGGGCCAAGTTCGCCCAGATCGTCGAGCCGTTCCTCAAATAG
- a CDS encoding BatD family protein, with the protein MRTIMTKNYFWSRTLAALSVAVLCLAVTGRAADDVTVRIEAQPTSLAAGQQLDLTVSISGAMLQVGQPQIAGLESFTVAGTSQNSSFNFINGRTSVSVAYEYSLFANQVGAFTLGPATVQVKGKTYSSNTVQVTVGAGGSGAQPANPAAPANPAASRQSQPQAPAEAPSGGASSPDGSVFIQGNADRREVFVGEQVIYTFGFFYRTRLVENPEYIPPTFNGFWVEQIDQNAVQSTRNVNGMTFVVQELRYALFPTTAGEAAITPAGLNYVVSDIWNFFDRPRRFQLRTNPVSVKVKALPESGRPDVFNGAVGKFTLSAKLDKNEVKQGEPVTLEVTVSGTGNIKTLQEPNLPGLKDFDVYSSKSEENIERTAGGIGGKKTFRYVIVPRKPGSFGWDGVDYAYFDPAVEKYVLLHSQPVKFTVTPSEAGREAPGYRLAPEKVLTLGEDIHYIKENLDLLRAHSGSPLEGFGFWGAHALPLLCLGLALAWRRHRGRLMSDMGYARLRRSGRRLTAHLKEASRAVAAGKAPEAFAALDRALIDFIGDKLNTEARGMVTEQILELLESRKLDSSLVSEVRQCLEHFAFARFAPSQVSAAEAATWCERVKQLASSLERAL; encoded by the coding sequence GTGAGAACCATTATGACGAAAAACTATTTCTGGAGCAGGACTTTAGCCGCGCTGTCGGTGGCCGTGCTTTGCCTCGCGGTCACGGGCCGCGCCGCGGATGACGTGACCGTGCGCATCGAGGCCCAGCCGACCAGCCTGGCCGCGGGCCAGCAGCTCGACCTGACTGTCTCCATTTCCGGGGCGATGCTGCAGGTCGGACAGCCGCAGATCGCCGGGCTGGAGAGCTTCACCGTGGCCGGGACCAGCCAGAACTCCAGCTTCAATTTTATCAACGGCCGCACCAGCGTGAGCGTGGCCTACGAGTACAGCCTGTTCGCCAACCAGGTGGGCGCCTTCACCCTGGGGCCGGCCACGGTGCAGGTCAAGGGCAAGACCTATTCCTCCAACACGGTCCAGGTGACTGTGGGAGCGGGCGGCTCCGGCGCACAACCGGCCAATCCGGCCGCACCCGCCAACCCGGCCGCGTCCAGGCAGTCACAGCCGCAGGCCCCGGCCGAGGCCCCCTCCGGCGGGGCCAGTTCGCCGGACGGCAGCGTGTTCATCCAGGGCAACGCCGACCGCCGCGAGGTGTTCGTGGGCGAGCAGGTGATCTACACTTTCGGCTTTTTCTACCGCACGCGCCTGGTGGAGAACCCGGAGTATATCCCGCCCACGTTCAACGGGTTCTGGGTCGAGCAGATCGACCAGAACGCGGTGCAGTCGACCCGTAACGTGAACGGCATGACTTTCGTGGTGCAGGAGCTGCGCTACGCCCTGTTCCCGACCACCGCGGGCGAGGCCGCGATCACCCCGGCCGGCCTGAACTATGTGGTCAGCGACATCTGGAATTTTTTCGACCGCCCGCGCCGTTTCCAGCTCCGGACCAACCCGGTGAGCGTGAAAGTGAAAGCCCTGCCCGAGAGCGGCCGCCCGGATGTTTTCAACGGCGCAGTGGGTAAGTTCACTCTGTCCGCCAAGCTGGACAAGAACGAGGTCAAGCAGGGCGAGCCTGTGACCCTGGAAGTAACAGTGTCCGGCACGGGTAACATCAAGACCCTGCAGGAACCGAACCTTCCGGGTCTGAAAGATTTCGACGTCTACTCCTCCAAGAGCGAGGAGAATATCGAGCGCACCGCGGGTGGGATCGGCGGAAAGAAAACGTTCCGCTACGTGATCGTGCCGCGCAAGCCCGGCTCGTTCGGTTGGGATGGCGTGGATTACGCCTATTTCGACCCCGCGGTCGAAAAGTACGTGCTCCTGCACAGCCAGCCGGTGAAATTCACGGTCACGCCCTCCGAGGCCGGGCGCGAGGCCCCGGGCTACCGCCTGGCTCCCGAGAAAGTACTCACTCTGGGCGAGGACATCCATTACATCAAGGAGAACCTGGACCTGCTGCGGGCGCATTCCGGCTCGCCGCTGGAGGGGTTCGGGTTCTGGGGCGCCCACGCGCTGCCGCTGCTCTGCCTGGGCCTGGCCCTGGCCTGGCGCCGCCACCGCGGCCGCCTGATGAGCGACATGGGCTATGCGCGGCTGCGGCGCTCCGGGCGGCGGCTGACGGCGCACCTGAAAGAGGCCTCCCGCGCCGTCGCAGCAGGCAAGGCCCCCGAGGCTTTCGCCGCGCTGGACCGCGCCCTGATCGATTTCATCGGGGACAAGCTCAACACCGAGGCGCGCGGCATGGTGACCGAACAGATTTTAGAGCTGCTGGAGAGCCGCAAACTGGACAGCTCCCTGGTCTCGGAGGTGCGCCAGTGCCTGGAGCATTTCGCCTTTGCGCGTTTCGCGCCCTCGCAGGTCTCGGCCGCGGAGGCCGCCACCTGGTGCGAGCGGGTCAAGCAGCTTGCCTCCAGCCTGGAGAGAGCGCTATGA
- a CDS encoding tetratricopeptide repeat protein, giving the protein MRQPGYNTALHLLALSTVFVLSFAGAWENLTQSKPEQAQKAYHKGNFQKALDLYQDAATHEPDSDTLAYNLGNTLYSLGRYQDASKQFSKVLQKDKPSLSANSLYNLGNTLFQMGKAGQDQKMLEQALQAYRSSIQRNPADLDSKYNYELTRRLIRKQQQQQQQNQDQKKDQDQKKDQDKKDQQQKQQQNQDQQKKQQDKKEQQQQPQAEKDKQQQEQKPQPQPGQMSKEEAERILNALMQMEKDMQEKEKKAAVQKRAKGPDW; this is encoded by the coding sequence GTGAGACAGCCAGGGTACAATACAGCATTGCATTTGCTGGCGCTTTCCACGGTGTTCGTGTTATCATTCGCCGGCGCCTGGGAGAACCTTACCCAGAGCAAGCCGGAGCAGGCCCAGAAAGCCTATCACAAGGGCAATTTCCAGAAAGCCCTCGATCTGTACCAGGATGCAGCCACCCACGAGCCCGACTCCGACACCCTGGCCTACAACCTGGGCAACACGCTCTACAGCCTGGGCCGCTACCAGGACGCCTCGAAACAGTTCTCGAAGGTGCTGCAGAAAGACAAGCCCTCGCTCAGCGCAAACTCGCTCTACAACCTGGGCAACACGCTGTTCCAGATGGGCAAGGCCGGGCAGGACCAGAAAATGCTTGAGCAGGCGCTCCAGGCCTACCGCAGTTCCATCCAGCGCAACCCCGCGGACCTGGACAGCAAGTACAACTACGAGCTGACACGCCGTCTGATAAGGAAACAGCAGCAGCAACAGCAGCAGAACCAGGACCAGAAGAAGGACCAGGACCAGAAGAAGGATCAGGACAAGAAAGACCAGCAGCAAAAGCAGCAACAGAACCAGGACCAGCAGAAGAAGCAGCAGGATAAGAAAGAGCAGCAACAGCAGCCGCAGGCCGAGAAGGACAAGCAGCAACAGGAGCAGAAACCCCAGCCGCAGCCGGGCCAGATGAGCAAGGAGGAGGCCGAGCGCATCCTCAACGCCCTGATGCAGATGGAAAAGGACATGCAGGAGAAGGAAAAGAAAGCCGCCGTTCAGAAACGCGCCAAGGGGCCGGACTGGTGA
- a CDS encoding VWA domain-containing protein: MHFQNPQFFHLLWLLPLTVLFLWLSGRARRRALARFAGAPLLERLSDPVFEWVSPLRTVCLLTALGLVVTALARPQYGRMPVILKREGRDIVFLIDTSTSMLADDIKPDRLSRARFEISSLLGRLEGDRVAVVPFAGDADILCPLTTDYSAAALFIDALDTQMTSEPGTDIARALEVGAGAFDKEQTKYRVLVLITDGEQLSGDALDEARKLREAGVRLYAIGIGTPDGVPIPVRDGSGKVTDYKRDYQGQVVMSRLGEQLLAELARAGGGEYYRAGDQALELERIFDDIRKLEKRQLESKEFVLYKDRYQWFLGLAFALLVLEPLLVETRRRRDNGRNGLAVQGGERG; this comes from the coding sequence ATGCATTTCCAGAACCCGCAGTTTTTTCATCTGCTCTGGCTGCTGCCGCTGACCGTGCTGTTTCTCTGGCTGAGCGGACGGGCGCGTCGTCGCGCCCTGGCCCGTTTCGCCGGGGCGCCGCTGCTGGAGCGCCTGAGCGACCCGGTGTTCGAGTGGGTCAGCCCGTTGCGCACTGTGTGCCTGCTGACCGCCCTGGGCCTGGTGGTGACAGCCCTGGCCCGCCCGCAGTACGGACGCATGCCGGTGATCCTGAAGCGCGAGGGGCGCGATATCGTGTTCCTGATCGATACCTCGACCAGCATGCTGGCCGATGACATCAAGCCCGACCGCTTGAGCCGGGCGCGTTTCGAGATCAGCAGCCTGCTGGGCCGTCTGGAGGGCGATCGCGTGGCCGTGGTGCCGTTCGCCGGGGACGCCGACATCCTTTGCCCACTGACCACCGACTACAGTGCCGCGGCCCTGTTCATCGACGCCCTGGATACGCAGATGACCTCCGAGCCCGGCACCGACATCGCCCGCGCCCTGGAAGTGGGGGCGGGCGCGTTTGACAAGGAGCAGACCAAGTACCGGGTGCTGGTGCTTATCACCGACGGTGAGCAGTTGAGCGGGGACGCCCTCGATGAGGCGCGCAAGCTGCGCGAGGCCGGAGTGCGGCTTTACGCCATCGGCATAGGCACACCGGATGGGGTGCCGATTCCGGTGCGGGACGGCTCGGGCAAGGTGACCGACTACAAGCGCGACTACCAGGGCCAGGTGGTGATGAGCCGCCTGGGAGAGCAGCTCCTGGCCGAGCTGGCACGCGCCGGGGGTGGTGAGTACTACCGCGCCGGTGACCAGGCCCTGGAGCTGGAGCGCATTTTCGACGATATCCGCAAGCTGGAGAAGCGCCAGCTCGAAAGCAAGGAGTTCGTGCTGTACAAGGACCGCTACCAGTGGTTCCTGGGGCTGGCTTTCGCGCTGCTCGTGCTGGAGCCGCTGCTGGTCGAGACCCGCCGCCGCCGTGACAACGGGCGGAACGGGCTTGCGGTGCAGGGAGGGGAACGAGGGTGA
- a CDS encoding VWA domain-containing protein has protein sequence MIERIIEAVLDWLPDINYAGFEFADRYALLLLLLLAPLGWAWFGWRSRRRRSLDFSDLPGLVRVTGPWTRVRPHVPFALRLLALALIALALARPRSGSSVEEVSSEGIDIILTVDVSTSMLAEDLRRGENRLEVAREVVTDFIGKRRHDRIGLVAFAAKALTRCPPTLDYRVLQAQVDNLKIGSIEDGTAIGVALASSVNRLRSSRAKSRVIILLTDGMNNRGEIDPLTAAHVAQAEKVKVYTIGAGTRGVAPVPMMDQFGNTRYVNQQVEIDEKTLGEIAELTGGRYYRATNAAELENIYREIDSLEKTKVEVKQYQRYDELFMLLLVPALLLLVIEILLARTRFGTLP, from the coding sequence ATGATAGAAAGAATAATTGAAGCCGTGCTTGACTGGCTCCCTGACATAAACTACGCCGGTTTCGAGTTCGCCGACCGCTACGCCCTTCTACTCCTGCTGCTGCTGGCGCCGCTGGGCTGGGCCTGGTTCGGCTGGCGCTCGCGCCGTCGCCGCAGCCTGGATTTTTCCGATCTGCCGGGCCTGGTCCGGGTGACCGGCCCCTGGACCCGGGTGCGCCCGCACGTGCCGTTCGCGCTGCGCCTTCTGGCGTTGGCCCTGATCGCCCTGGCCCTGGCCCGTCCGCGCAGCGGCTCCAGCGTTGAGGAGGTCTCCAGCGAGGGGATCGACATCATCCTGACCGTGGATGTGTCCACCAGCATGCTGGCCGAGGACCTGCGCCGCGGCGAGAACCGTCTGGAGGTGGCCCGCGAGGTGGTGACCGATTTCATCGGCAAGCGCCGTCACGACCGCATCGGCCTGGTGGCGTTCGCGGCCAAGGCCCTGACCCGCTGTCCTCCCACCCTGGACTACCGCGTGCTGCAGGCCCAGGTGGACAACCTGAAGATCGGCTCCATCGAGGACGGCACCGCGATCGGGGTGGCCCTGGCCAGCAGCGTCAACCGCCTGCGCTCCTCCCGGGCCAAGAGCCGGGTGATAATCCTGCTCACGGACGGGATGAACAACCGCGGCGAAATCGACCCGCTGACCGCGGCACATGTGGCCCAGGCCGAGAAAGTGAAAGTCTACACCATCGGCGCGGGCACCCGCGGGGTGGCCCCGGTGCCGATGATGGACCAGTTCGGCAACACGCGCTACGTGAACCAGCAGGTGGAGATCGACGAGAAGACCCTGGGCGAGATCGCCGAGCTGACCGGCGGCCGCTACTACCGGGCCACCAACGCCGCCGAGCTGGAGAACATCTACCGCGAGATCGACAGTCTGGAAAAGACGAAAGTGGAAGTCAAGCAGTACCAGCGCTACGATGAGCTGTTCATGCTGCTGCTCGTTCCGGCGCTGCTGCTGCTGGTGATCGAGATCCTGCTGGCCCGGACACGTTTCGGGACTTTGCCTTGA